One segment of Neobacillus endophyticus DNA contains the following:
- a CDS encoding OsmC family protein: protein MAEHHFILKAHWPGLRNDIGEIEAGNLKTKVSIPPEMDGPGVGTNPDEMLLGAAATCYIITLAAMMQRSGLEKENLTMESEAIVDVTDGIFTYKKIIHRPHIVLKQNASEKDMALANRLAKKAETSCMISRAIQGNVELDLNVTVDVAAG from the coding sequence ATGGCAGAACATCACTTTATATTAAAAGCACACTGGCCCGGATTACGCAATGATATTGGAGAAATTGAAGCAGGAAACTTAAAAACAAAGGTATCCATACCACCGGAAATGGATGGCCCTGGAGTCGGAACCAATCCGGATGAAATGCTTCTCGGTGCTGCAGCGACATGCTACATTATAACACTTGCGGCAATGATGCAAAGAAGTGGGCTTGAAAAAGAAAATCTAACGATGGAATCGGAAGCAATCGTTGATGTAACAGATGGTATTTTTACGTATAAAAAAATTATTCACCGTCCGCATATCGTTTTAAAACAGAATGCTTCCGAAAAAGATATGGCTTTAGCAAACAGACTGGCTAAAAAGGCGGAAACCTCCTGTATGATCAGCAGGGCTATTCAAGGAAATGTTGAACTAGATTTAAATGTAACGGTAGATGTGGCAGCTGGCTAA
- the gatC gene encoding Asp-tRNA(Asn)/Glu-tRNA(Gln) amidotransferase subunit GatC, which yields MSRISTDQVKHVANLARLAITEEETEKLTKQLDAIITFAEQLTELDTENVAPTFHVLDMKNVLREDIPKQGLPREEVLKNAPEQQDGQFKVPAILGE from the coding sequence ATGTCACGAATATCAACGGATCAGGTTAAGCATGTGGCCAATTTGGCGCGCTTGGCAATTACCGAAGAGGAAACGGAAAAATTGACGAAACAACTTGATGCCATTATTACCTTTGCCGAACAGTTAACTGAACTGGATACGGAAAATGTAGCGCCTACATTCCATGTGCTTGATATGAAAAATGTTCTGCGTGAGGACATCCCGAAGCAAGGGCTGCCGCGAGAAGAAGTATTAAAAAATGCACCGGAACAGCAAGATGGCCAGTTTAAGGTTCCGGCGATTTTAGGGGAGTAG